One genomic region from Sphingobacterium sp. UGAL515B_05 encodes:
- a CDS encoding peptide MFS transporter — MNQEKDQVLVAHLAKQGIDDKMVNGHPAGLFVLFFTEMWERFSYYGMRALLTLFLISSLADGGWEWSNERAMKLYGLYTGFVYLTPLIGGMIADKLTGFKKAILIGALVMTLGHLSMAFEGVNSNFFYLGLVLMILGNGMFKPNISSMVGNLYPDQSPKKDAGYTIFYMGINAGSFLGMLLCGYIGEKIGWHYGFGLAGVFMFFGMLQFYFGQKIFGIIGDSPKALQAFHEKKIKNHEEEEEVIPAHVVRDRLIVVTIFMLASVVFFLSFEQAGGSMSIFAKDYTQRVLSGSSAVTFKWIDTILTIVPIVIVTIVLTALARKIYKQYPLTILFTAVSFGIIWCLGLWKVFREIGITGSEVGASWFQILNAFFIISLASSFSKFWEKIWNPSGPVKFALGLILVGIGFAALAYGASEIPQGAKTASVSMIWLVIAYFFHSAGELCLSPVGLSYVSKLSPKKFLGLLFGCWFCASAIANFIGGFLGSYIDRITEEHSMSYFFMIFAIVPGVTALLLIVFNPILKKMMHGIN; from the coding sequence ATGAATCAAGAAAAAGATCAAGTTCTTGTAGCACATCTTGCTAAGCAGGGGATCGATGACAAGATGGTAAATGGGCATCCTGCCGGATTATTTGTGCTATTCTTTACAGAGATGTGGGAGCGGTTTAGTTACTACGGTATGCGGGCATTGTTGACCTTATTTTTAATAAGTTCCCTTGCTGATGGGGGATGGGAATGGAGTAATGAACGTGCCATGAAACTTTACGGTTTATATACTGGTTTTGTCTATTTAACCCCATTGATCGGTGGAATGATTGCCGATAAGCTAACCGGTTTTAAGAAGGCGATTTTGATAGGCGCTTTGGTAATGACTTTGGGGCACTTGTCTATGGCATTTGAGGGCGTGAATTCCAATTTCTTTTATCTTGGTCTTGTGTTAATGATTTTGGGTAACGGGATGTTTAAACCGAATATTTCTTCCATGGTAGGAAATCTTTATCCAGATCAAAGTCCTAAAAAAGATGCAGGGTATACCATATTTTATATGGGCATCAATGCGGGTTCATTTTTGGGAATGCTTCTATGTGGTTATATCGGCGAAAAAATTGGCTGGCATTATGGTTTCGGGCTTGCTGGTGTATTTATGTTCTTTGGGATGTTGCAATTCTATTTTGGACAAAAAATATTTGGAATTATCGGAGATTCACCTAAAGCACTTCAGGCTTTCCATGAAAAAAAGATCAAAAATCACGAAGAGGAGGAGGAGGTCATTCCTGCACATGTTGTCCGTGATAGGTTAATCGTTGTCACCATATTTATGTTGGCTAGTGTGGTTTTCTTTCTGTCTTTTGAACAGGCGGGCGGATCCATGTCTATCTTTGCAAAGGATTATACACAAAGGGTCCTGTCTGGAAGTTCGGCAGTGACATTTAAATGGATTGATACTATTTTGACTATTGTGCCTATCGTTATTGTGACGATCGTCCTAACAGCATTGGCTAGAAAAATATATAAACAGTATCCATTGACTATTTTATTTACCGCTGTCTCATTTGGTATCATTTGGTGCTTGGGCTTATGGAAAGTTTTTCGAGAAATTGGAATAACCGGATCGGAAGTTGGGGCCTCATGGTTTCAGATATTGAATGCATTTTTTATTATTTCACTGGCATCGTCATTTAGCAAATTCTGGGAGAAGATATGGAACCCTTCGGGACCAGTTAAGTTTGCGCTAGGTTTAATATTGGTGGGAATTGGATTTGCAGCATTAGCTTATGGGGCAAGTGAGATTCCTCAAGGAGCAAAGACAGCGTCTGTCAGTATGATTTGGTTGGTGATCGCCTATTTCTTCCATTCAGCAGGGGAGCTTTGTCTTTCACCAGTTGGCTTGTCTTATGTTAGTAAGCTTTCGCCAAAGAAATTTTTAGGACTTCTTTTCGGTTGCTGGTTCTGTGCTTCGGCTATTGCCAATTTTATCGGTGGATTTTTAGGCTCATACATTGATCGCATTACAGAAGAACATTCGATGTCCTATTTCTTTATGATATTTGCAATAGTTCCTGGGGTTACGGCATTGCTATTAATTGTCTTCAATCCAATATTGAAAAAAATGATGCATGGGATCAACTAA
- a CDS encoding aminoglycoside phosphotransferase family protein, with amino-acid sequence MSDFNQLVVENAAKQFTLEGDIISVQPFGSGHINDTYRVVTTVYSGVSHLLQRINHHVFPNVDGLMHNIEIVTKHLSKKVKVAEGKRISDYVLTIVPTKDGKLYIKDSQGNYWRMFILIEDTKSYDIVETEVQAAEGGRAFGLFQKQLSDLNASSIVEVLPNFHNIEFRLENLRKAIANDVCQRVASVKDKLDFIFSREDRMKTILELGSKGELPLRITHNDTKFNNVLLDRQDKMQCVIDLDTVMPGYVAYDFGDAIRTIINPVAEDEKDVSKILLNLALYKAYAEGYLEEANDFLTTLEKETLVDGAFLLPYMQGVRFLTDYLEGDHYYKTKYEDHNLVRTNTQLKLVEEMEKNEAFMRKVVFDCI; translated from the coding sequence ATGTCTGATTTTAACCAATTAGTAGTAGAGAACGCAGCAAAACAATTCACATTAGAAGGAGATATCATTTCAGTGCAACCGTTTGGTTCTGGCCATATCAATGATACTTATCGCGTAGTTACTACTGTATATAGCGGTGTATCGCATTTATTACAACGTATTAATCACCATGTTTTTCCGAACGTGGATGGATTAATGCACAATATTGAGATTGTCACCAAGCATCTTAGTAAGAAAGTTAAAGTCGCTGAAGGAAAAAGAATCAGCGACTATGTATTGACAATAGTTCCTACAAAAGATGGGAAATTATATATAAAAGATAGTCAGGGTAATTATTGGCGCATGTTTATCCTCATAGAGGATACCAAAAGCTATGATATTGTAGAGACTGAAGTACAGGCAGCGGAAGGTGGTCGTGCTTTTGGTTTGTTTCAAAAGCAGCTATCGGATTTAAATGCCTCATCGATCGTTGAGGTACTTCCTAACTTTCATAATATAGAGTTTAGACTCGAAAATCTTCGAAAAGCAATCGCTAATGATGTCTGTCAACGCGTAGCGTCGGTGAAAGACAAATTGGATTTTATCTTTAGTCGTGAAGATCGAATGAAAACCATTCTTGAACTTGGTAGTAAGGGGGAACTTCCGCTGCGTATTACACATAATGATACCAAGTTTAATAATGTATTGTTAGATCGCCAGGATAAGATGCAATGTGTGATCGATTTAGATACCGTCATGCCGGGCTATGTGGCATACGACTTTGGAGATGCTATTCGGACGATTATTAACCCCGTTGCTGAGGATGAGAAGGATGTTTCGAAAATTCTGCTAAATCTTGCTTTGTATAAAGCATATGCCGAAGGTTATTTGGAGGAAGCGAATGACTTCTTGACAACTTTGGAGAAAGAAACATTGGTAGATGGAGCCTTCTTATTGCCATATATGCAAGGAGTACGTTTCTTAACGGACTATTTGGAAGGAGACCATTACTACAAGACTAAATATGAGGACCATAATCTTGTGCGTACAAATACGCAACTGAAATTGGTTGAGGAGATGGAAAAGAATGAAGCATTTATGCGTAAGGTAGTTTTTGATTGCATTTAA
- a CDS encoding hemolysin family protein: MLTEAIIILVLIILNGILSASEISIVSSRKARLQAESDKNNAAAKIALNLKESPNSFLSTVQIGITLIGILTGFFSGGSISSYLVEIFNKSSIIAPYSEQLAVIIVVFIITYFSLVLGELVPKRIGMAIPEKYAMLIAYPMNLLSKIVRPFVWLLSMSTEFIVKILNIKSSGNSVTEEEIKALVDEGVDSGVIEGIEHDIVDRLLSLGDKKAVNLMTHRKNIVFLDLEDSFEENRKIILDNDHSIYPVCEGGLDNIKGVVHVKSLLRQCLQNEAFDLKTLMLPIKFVNEFSSSYSIMNTLRTSSIHQAVVIDEYGSPQGIITLRDIVGDLVGNITESDLSARPTIRQLENGDYVVDGQYQIEDLLDEFEIGLSEEDEDEISNVTTVGGLVFLRLDHVPEEGERVRFKNLIFEVLDMDGHRIDKLLLKVEE, from the coding sequence ATGCTTACCGAAGCAATTATTATTTTAGTCCTGATTATTCTAAACGGAATACTATCGGCATCAGAAATATCCATCGTATCCAGCAGAAAGGCAAGGCTACAGGCTGAAAGCGATAAAAACAATGCCGCTGCAAAAATAGCGCTAAACCTAAAAGAATCGCCCAACAGCTTTCTATCCACTGTACAAATAGGCATTACCCTTATTGGCATCCTAACCGGATTCTTTTCTGGCGGCAGTATTTCATCTTACCTCGTAGAGATCTTTAATAAATCCAGTATCATAGCCCCCTATAGTGAACAGCTCGCCGTTATCATTGTCGTCTTTATCATCACCTACTTTTCGTTGGTGCTTGGTGAACTGGTCCCCAAACGTATCGGTATGGCTATTCCGGAGAAGTACGCGATGCTGATTGCTTACCCGATGAACCTGCTTAGCAAAATCGTTCGGCCATTTGTATGGCTACTCAGTATGTCGACGGAGTTTATTGTCAAAATACTCAATATCAAGAGCAGCGGCAATAGTGTCACAGAAGAAGAAATTAAGGCATTAGTAGACGAAGGTGTCGACAGTGGCGTCATCGAAGGTATTGAGCACGATATCGTCGACCGTCTGTTGAGTTTAGGGGACAAAAAAGCGGTCAACCTAATGACTCACCGCAAAAACATTGTTTTTTTGGATCTGGAAGATTCCTTTGAAGAAAACAGAAAGATCATTTTAGACAACGATCATTCCATCTACCCGGTCTGTGAAGGTGGCCTCGACAATATTAAAGGCGTTGTTCATGTAAAATCATTACTCCGTCAATGCCTCCAGAACGAAGCATTTGATCTCAAAACACTTATGTTACCGATCAAGTTTGTTAACGAATTCAGTTCATCGTATAGCATTATGAATACCTTGCGTACCTCCAGTATCCATCAAGCGGTTGTCATTGATGAGTATGGGTCACCACAGGGAATTATTACTTTACGGGATATCGTTGGCGATTTGGTCGGCAACATCACAGAAAGCGACCTAAGTGCCCGTCCGACAATACGTCAATTGGAAAACGGCGATTATGTTGTCGACGGACAATATCAGATTGAGGATCTTTTGGATGAATTTGAAATCGGTCTTTCCGAAGAAGACGAAGATGAGATTAGTAACGTAACCACTGTAGGAGGCCTCGTGTTTCTAAGATTAGATCACGTACCCGAAGAAGGCGAACGTGTCCGATTTAAAAATCTAATTTTCGAAGTGCTTGATATGGATGGACATCGCATCGATAAGCTACTTCTAAAAGTGGAAGAATAA
- a CDS encoding Gfo/Idh/MocA family protein, whose protein sequence is MDRRNFIKSTAITTAGIGVLSSTELFAQTNGKIKIGFIGVGLRGRNHVQIALNRDDLEIVAVCDTQEESLAQCRKQFNAKGTKLPKEYTGGVDAYKKMLSNEKLDAVIIATPWQFHKNQAIDAMKAGLYVGCEVIAGLTLQDHWDIVKASEETGKPYMTLENVAFRRDVLAVLNMHRQGLFGELLHLEGGYQHDLREVLFNDGKAYYGHGVEYGPKAISEAQWRTQFNIDQDGDLYPTHGLGPIMQFADINKGNRFTHITSYSSKARGLAAYVNKVSPGHPNGKINYKNGDITQTMLQCANGETMLLTHDTHLPRPYSIGFRVQGTDGIWMDVAKGIHIEGKSKPHTWDSADEWVKKYDHPIWKKYEEVANGSGHGGMDWFVFNAFIQAVKQKVQTPIDVYDSVTMSAVFPLSTESIAKGNKTLEFPDFTKGKWKTKKNTFMLDDSGM, encoded by the coding sequence ATGGATAGAAGAAATTTCATAAAATCGACTGCCATCACTACAGCTGGAATCGGTGTCCTTTCAAGTACAGAATTATTTGCTCAAACAAATGGGAAAATAAAAATCGGTTTTATTGGCGTAGGCCTTAGAGGACGTAATCACGTTCAAATTGCCCTAAACAGAGATGATCTAGAAATTGTGGCTGTCTGTGACACCCAGGAAGAATCTCTAGCACAATGCCGTAAACAATTCAACGCAAAAGGCACCAAACTTCCAAAAGAGTATACTGGTGGAGTTGATGCTTACAAAAAGATGTTAAGCAATGAAAAATTAGATGCTGTCATTATTGCAACGCCTTGGCAATTCCACAAAAACCAAGCTATTGATGCAATGAAAGCTGGTCTATACGTGGGTTGCGAGGTTATTGCAGGTTTAACGCTACAAGATCACTGGGATATTGTGAAAGCATCCGAAGAAACTGGAAAACCTTACATGACCCTAGAAAATGTTGCCTTCCGTCGTGATGTACTTGCGGTATTGAATATGCACAGACAAGGACTATTTGGTGAATTGTTGCACCTGGAAGGCGGTTATCAACACGATTTACGCGAAGTATTATTCAATGACGGAAAAGCCTATTATGGCCATGGCGTTGAATATGGTCCGAAAGCGATTTCTGAGGCACAATGGCGTACACAGTTCAATATCGACCAAGATGGTGATCTATACCCTACACACGGTTTAGGTCCAATTATGCAATTTGCAGATATCAACAAGGGGAACAGATTCACTCATATCACTTCGTACTCAAGTAAAGCCCGTGGATTGGCAGCCTATGTCAATAAAGTTTCCCCGGGACATCCTAACGGTAAGATCAATTACAAAAATGGTGATATCACTCAAACGATGTTACAATGTGCGAATGGAGAAACCATGTTATTAACGCATGATACACACTTACCAAGACCTTACTCTATCGGTTTCCGCGTACAAGGAACAGACGGTATTTGGATGGATGTTGCCAAAGGTATTCACATCGAGGGTAAATCCAAACCACACACCTGGGATTCTGCAGACGAATGGGTAAAGAAATACGATCACCCAATCTGGAAAAAATATGAAGAGGTAGCAAACGGTTCTGGTCATGGCGGTATGGACTGGTTCGTATTCAATGCGTTCATTCAGGCTGTAAAACAAAAAGTACAGACTCCAATTGACGTGTATGATTCAGTAACCATGAGTGCTGTATTCCCATTATCTACCGAGTCTATTGCAAAAGGAAATAAAACGTTGGAATTCCCTGATTTCACAAAAGGAAAATGGAAAACCAAGAAAAATACCTTTATGTTAGATGATAGTGGAATGTAA
- a CDS encoding TIM barrel protein, with amino-acid sequence MNSRRDFLKNLALASAGIALAPSLESFAVAKKDWFDISLAEWSLHKSLFKGDLNNLDFPVLAAKKYGIYGVEYVNQFFKDKANDNNYLTELNMRAKDNGVRNVLIMIDGEGNLGDEDETKRKQAVQNHYKWISAANFLGCHAIRVNAAGKGTPEEVSKRVVESLTTLSDIGKKAGISIIVENHGGISSHGDWLANTLKAVGSKYCGSLPDLGNFYEYDRYQGVTDLMPYAHGVSAKTHDFDANGNETQIDYERMLKIVKKAKFKGYVGIEYEGSKLSEEEGIFATKKLLERLRPLI; translated from the coding sequence ATGAATTCAAGAAGAGATTTTCTTAAAAACCTTGCACTAGCGTCTGCTGGTATAGCATTAGCTCCCTCTTTGGAGAGTTTTGCGGTAGCAAAGAAAGATTGGTTTGACATTTCCTTGGCTGAATGGTCATTGCATAAATCCTTGTTCAAGGGAGATTTGAACAATTTGGATTTTCCGGTATTAGCTGCCAAAAAATACGGTATCTACGGGGTGGAATATGTAAATCAGTTTTTTAAGGATAAGGCTAATGATAATAACTACCTTACTGAGCTAAATATGCGTGCAAAAGATAATGGTGTACGTAATGTACTCATTATGATTGATGGTGAGGGAAATCTCGGTGATGAAGATGAAACAAAGAGAAAACAAGCCGTGCAAAACCATTATAAGTGGATTTCTGCAGCTAATTTCTTAGGTTGTCATGCAATCCGTGTCAATGCGGCTGGAAAAGGGACTCCTGAGGAAGTAAGTAAACGTGTTGTTGAAAGTTTAACAACGCTATCTGATATTGGTAAAAAAGCAGGAATCAGTATTATTGTGGAAAACCATGGTGGTATCTCTTCGCATGGTGACTGGTTGGCCAATACATTAAAAGCAGTAGGTAGTAAGTATTGTGGAAGTTTACCTGATCTTGGTAATTTCTATGAGTATGATCGTTATCAAGGTGTGACGGATCTAATGCCTTATGCACATGGTGTGAGTGCCAAAACACATGATTTTGATGCCAATGGAAATGAAACGCAAATTGACTATGAGCGTATGTTGAAGATTGTTAAAAAAGCAAAATTCAAAGGTTATGTGGGGATCGAATATGAGGGAAGTAAGTTGAGCGAAGAAGAGGGTATTTTTGCTACTAAAAAATTACTTGAACGTTTGCGCCCTTTGATTTAA
- a CDS encoding MFS transporter gives MEAIVKNNKKLIRSWAMFDWANSAYNLVITSTIFPVYYTAITTTKEHGDVVRFFGIEVVNTALSNFSLAFAYLLMSFSLPFISSYADAKGKKKQIMKFFTYVGAVACMCLFFFKLETLEIGIICFVLAAMGYIGGVLFNNSYLPLLATVDQQDKVSAQGFAYGYIGCVTLQILCFVVVLKPEWFGITDASLPARISFLMVGLWWLGFSMIPFKYLPKIEATENNTGKSFVQNVRDEFGHVIQKIKGIPEIKQFLPAFFFYAIGVQTLMIVASSFGEKILHLGAERLIATILLIQLVAILGAFLMSYLSTLFGNIKVLIVVVMIWIGICISAFYLSTPLQFYIIAALVGLVMGGIQSLSRSTYSKLIPTDIKDTTAFFSFYDVTEKVAIVIGLFSFGFIEQVTHNIRYSALVLSLFFVIGLLLLIRILVSNKS, from the coding sequence ATGGAAGCAATTGTAAAAAACAATAAAAAATTGATTCGTTCTTGGGCCATGTTCGATTGGGCCAATTCTGCATACAACCTTGTTATTACTTCCACGATATTCCCTGTTTACTATACCGCAATTACTACAACAAAAGAGCATGGTGATGTTGTTCGTTTCTTTGGGATTGAAGTCGTCAATACCGCACTTTCCAATTTTTCTTTGGCTTTTGCCTATCTGTTGATGTCTTTTTCTTTGCCCTTTATTTCTTCGTACGCTGATGCAAAAGGAAAAAAGAAACAGATTATGAAATTCTTCACTTATGTTGGCGCAGTTGCATGTATGTGTTTATTTTTTTTCAAACTTGAAACTTTGGAAATTGGTATCATCTGTTTTGTGCTAGCAGCGATGGGGTATATTGGCGGTGTTTTGTTTAATAATTCCTATTTGCCGCTTTTGGCGACAGTCGATCAGCAAGATAAGGTGAGTGCGCAAGGTTTTGCCTATGGTTATATTGGCTGTGTCACTTTACAGATTCTTTGTTTTGTAGTGGTGCTTAAGCCTGAATGGTTTGGTATTACAGATGCTTCACTACCGGCCCGTATATCGTTTCTAATGGTCGGATTGTGGTGGCTTGGGTTTTCAATGATTCCTTTTAAATACCTGCCTAAAATCGAAGCAACCGAGAATAACACAGGTAAGAGTTTCGTTCAGAATGTACGGGATGAATTCGGCCATGTTATCCAAAAGATCAAAGGTATCCCTGAAATAAAACAGTTTTTGCCAGCTTTTTTCTTTTATGCAATTGGTGTTCAGACTTTGATGATTGTTGCCTCTTCTTTTGGGGAGAAAATTTTGCATTTAGGTGCAGAAAGGTTGATTGCTACCATTCTTCTCATTCAACTAGTAGCTATCTTAGGTGCATTTTTAATGTCTTATTTATCTACGCTTTTTGGGAATATCAAGGTGTTGATCGTTGTGGTGATGATCTGGATCGGAATCTGTATTTCGGCCTTTTATTTATCTACCCCACTTCAGTTTTATATCATTGCTGCATTGGTCGGTTTAGTGATGGGCGGGATTCAGTCCTTATCGCGTTCAACCTATTCTAAATTAATTCCGACCGATATCAAAGATACGACTGCTTTCTTCTCTTTTTATGACGTCACAGAAAAAGTTGCCATTGTCATTGGATTATTCTCATTCGGGTTTATAGAACAGGTTACACACAATATTCGATATTCGGCATTGGTTCTTTCTTTATTTTTTGTAATTGGATTGTTACTTTTGATCCGGATATTAGTATCCAATAAATCTTAA
- a CDS encoding peptide MFS transporter translates to MNFEKNAVLETHLQKVGAEHVLVQGHPAGLFVLFFTEMWERFSYYGMRALLVNFLVSTIAQQGWGWTNSEAMKLYGLYTGMVFLTPLFGGIIADRLTGYKKSIMVGAIIMTLGHIAMALEGFNKSFFLVGLVLIVLGNGLFKPNISSMVGKLYPDKGGKKDAGYTIFYMGINGGAFLGMMLCGYIGEKIGWHYGFGLAGVFMFLGMLQFYFAQPIFGKIGNTPEKRDELTDIAAGQEENPKHIVRDRLLVIAIFMLSSIVFHLAFEQAGGSMTIFAKNYTQRVLSGEVAVLFKWLDAALTVLPIVVITGVLFVLAKKIVRKYPMIILFSSISFVIIWSLCLWKVYREYYGMNSEVTVSWFPMLNSFFIITLAASFSKIWEKVWNPSGPIKFAMGLTLVGIGFAALSIGSSEIPTGAKTASVSMIWLVLAYFFHTVGELCIGPVGLSYVSKLSPKKFLGLLFGFWFCANAIANFIGGFIGSYIDKITESHSMSYFFAVFTVIPMVAAVFLILGNKKIKKMMHGID, encoded by the coding sequence ATGAATTTTGAAAAAAATGCAGTTCTTGAAACCCATTTGCAAAAAGTAGGGGCGGAACATGTATTGGTACAAGGGCATCCTGCCGGCTTGTTTGTATTATTCTTCACAGAGATGTGGGAGCGTTTTAGCTATTATGGTATGCGGGCGCTGTTGGTAAATTTTCTGGTTTCTACCATTGCCCAACAAGGATGGGGTTGGACCAACTCCGAGGCCATGAAGCTTTATGGTTTGTACACCGGGATGGTGTTTTTAACGCCACTGTTCGGCGGGATTATAGCCGATCGCCTAACAGGATATAAAAAATCCATTATGGTCGGAGCCATAATTATGACGCTGGGACATATCGCTATGGCTTTAGAGGGATTTAATAAAAGCTTCTTTTTGGTGGGTTTGGTGTTGATTGTTTTGGGAAATGGATTGTTCAAACCCAATATTTCTTCGATGGTAGGGAAATTATATCCGGATAAAGGCGGTAAAAAGGATGCGGGTTATACCATCTTTTATATGGGCATCAACGGGGGAGCGTTTTTAGGAATGATGCTATGCGGTTATATTGGTGAAAAGATCGGCTGGCATTATGGCTTTGGGCTTGCCGGAGTATTTATGTTTTTGGGAATGTTGCAGTTCTATTTTGCACAACCCATTTTCGGAAAAATTGGAAATACACCAGAGAAGCGAGACGAGTTAACCGATATTGCGGCCGGTCAAGAAGAAAATCCAAAGCATATTGTTCGTGATCGTTTGCTGGTAATAGCCATTTTTATGTTGTCAAGTATTGTTTTCCATTTAGCTTTTGAGCAAGCAGGTGGCTCGATGACGATCTTTGCGAAAAATTATACACAACGGGTATTGAGTGGTGAAGTGGCGGTTTTATTTAAATGGTTGGATGCTGCATTGACGGTGTTGCCGATTGTGGTAATTACCGGAGTACTGTTTGTTTTAGCAAAGAAAATCGTACGTAAATACCCTATGATCATACTTTTTTCGAGTATTTCTTTTGTGATCATTTGGTCTTTGTGTCTTTGGAAAGTTTATCGGGAATATTATGGTATGAATTCAGAAGTTACTGTATCCTGGTTTCCGATGTTAAATTCTTTCTTTATCATTACGCTGGCCGCATCATTTAGTAAGATATGGGAGAAAGTATGGAATCCTTCTGGTCCAATTAAGTTTGCCATGGGACTGACATTGGTTGGGATTGGTTTTGCAGCTTTATCCATTGGAAGCTCTGAGATTCCTACCGGTGCAAAGACGGCCTCTGTTAGTATGATCTGGTTGGTGTTGGCGTACTTTTTTCATACAGTGGGCGAATTATGTATTGGTCCGGTCGGACTTTCTTATGTCAGTAAACTATCGCCCAAAAAATTCCTGGGCTTATTGTTTGGTTTTTGGTTTTGTGCCAATGCCATAGCTAATTTTATAGGGGGCTTCATTGGGTCATATATTGATAAGATTACAGAATCTCATTCCATGTCATATTTCTTTGCTGTATTTACAGTAATTCCTATGGTGGCTGCTGTATTTCTTATTCTGGGTAACAAAAAAATAAAAAAGATGATGCATGGAATTGATTAA
- a CDS encoding (Fe-S)-binding protein — protein MKVELFVPCFIDQLYPETAFNTVRLLEKVGCEVVYNPEQTCCGQPAYNAGFWDDAKQVGRKFLGDFSGDHVIISPSASCTGMVRHAYNDLFANSADSHQCHKIQQQVMEISDFLVNVLKKEYFGAELEGVAVYHDSCSALRECKIKEEPRKLLSKVLGLEMVEVKDSETCCGFGGSFAVKFEGISAAMAEQKVRNALDLNADYIISTDSSCLLQLQSYIDKHKLPIQTLHLVDVLTTGWGNI, from the coding sequence ATGAAAGTAGAACTTTTTGTTCCTTGTTTTATAGATCAGCTTTACCCTGAGACCGCTTTTAATACGGTTCGTTTATTAGAAAAGGTCGGCTGCGAGGTTGTCTATAATCCTGAGCAGACATGCTGTGGCCAGCCTGCCTATAATGCTGGATTTTGGGATGATGCAAAACAGGTCGGACGGAAGTTTTTAGGTGATTTCTCGGGAGATCATGTGATTATTTCTCCTTCGGCGTCCTGTACTGGTATGGTACGACATGCCTATAATGATTTATTCGCAAATTCGGCAGATTCCCATCAATGTCATAAAATACAGCAACAGGTTATGGAAATCTCTGATTTTTTAGTAAACGTGCTAAAAAAAGAGTATTTTGGAGCTGAGTTGGAGGGTGTTGCGGTGTACCACGATTCTTGTTCGGCTTTGCGGGAGTGCAAGATTAAAGAGGAACCACGGAAATTATTGAGTAAGGTCTTAGGTTTGGAGATGGTGGAGGTGAAAGATAGCGAGACATGTTGTGGGTTTGGGGGTAGTTTTGCCGTTAAATTCGAAGGAATATCCGCAGCAATGGCTGAGCAAAAAGTGCGCAATGCACTTGATCTGAATGCGGATTATATTATTTCCACTGATTCATCTTGTTTGCTACAGCTTCAATCTTATATCGATAAACATAAATTACCCATTCAGACGCTGCACCTCGTTGATGTGTTGACTACTGGCTGGGGAAATATTTAA